Genomic segment of Dactylococcopsis salina PCC 8305:
GGAACTGGAACAAGCACAACCTTCCGCACAAGATCAAGTTCGTGATTATGTGGCGCAGCTACAGCTTCACATGGCGTTACAAGCTCGTAACTTAGTCCCAAGTCTCACTCAAGCTAGAGATAGCCGTGAGCAACTTTTACAAGACACTCAAGCCAGTGTCGAAAAAATGGCTTCTCGTCAAATTTAATTTAAGATCAATGTTTTTAGAGACGTTCCATACTTCGACAAGCTCAGTAACAGGAACGTCTCTACATTTTTTTTGATTGATGTTGGGTTTCATTTCATTGCACCCAACCTACGTTTTTGTAACTAATTGATGTTGGGTTTCATTTCATTGCACCCAACCTACATTTTTTTTAATTGATGTTGGGTTTCATTTCGTTGCACCCAACCTACGTTTTTGTAACTGTTGGGAAGCTAAAAGTTTTACTCAATAAGGATTTGAGGCGATTAAGTTCAGCCAAAAATGCAAGTTCATTGATTGTTTAATCGTCACGCACCTTGCCTTTTGCCTTTTGCCTTTTGCCTTTTGCCTTTTGCCTTTTGCCTTTTGCCTTTTGCCTTTTGCCTTTTGCCTTTTGCCTCTTGCCTTTTGCCTTTTGCCTTTTGCCTTTTGCCTTTTGCCTCTTGCCTTACTAAACCAATCAATGGACTTTTTCAGGAGGCACTAACTATCCACCGACTGAGATATTGGGTGAGGGTAAAGGCATCTACTCCCAAATCACTGTGGACTTTACTGGCGATAATCCCAGTTTGCGCGTGCCATACCGCTGCGGTTGCGGTGAGACTCGCCGCAGAAATGTTTTCCCGATCGGATTGAGCAATTAATCCGCCTAATAATCCCGCCAAGACATCGCCGCTTCCCCCTCTCGCTAAAGCGGGGGTACTTTCTGGAATTACCCAAGTTTCTCCCTCACCTGCAATAATGCTTCTTGCCCCTTTGAGAAGAATTGTGGTTTCGGTTTGTTCCGATGCAATTTGAGTTCTGGTGATGAAATCATTGGTTTCCGTCACCAGTTGCGGAAATAAACGTTTGAACTCTCCAGGATGTGGCGTGAGGATTGTTGTCTCAGAACGAGACTTTAGAGCCGTCATTGGGTCGGATTGCGCGATCGTGTTTAAGGCATCAGCATCAATGATTAAAGGCGTTGTTGCTTCTAAAACCAGAGGGAGAATCAATCTCGCTTCTAAGGTTAACCCCGGACCAATAACGATCGCATCATAATTGTCCCACTCCATAGCTTTTGTCGGCAATTCTGCAATTCCACCCCGACCGAACACCGATTCGGTTTCTGCACAATCCATAATAATCGCTTCGGGAAGATGGGTGACTAACATGGATTTTAAGCTCGTCGGTGCGGCAATACTCACCATTCCCACACCACTCCCACGAGCGCCTAATCCCGTGAGAATTACGCCTCCAGCATATTGGCGAGAACCAGCGATGATTAATAAATGTCCTTGTTTGTATTTGTGGGTAACAAGGGGACGCGGTAGCGGCAGAAACGATCGAGCCACACTCTCACTCATGGTTTTGATCACTTCTTTCTCCCCTAAAACCGCTTTCACATCTGCTAGGGGAATCCCAAAATTGATTAACTCGACTTTCCCCAGATAGGGAAGACTCCTATCTTGAAAAAAAGCTCGTTTCCATAATCCCAGACAAAATGTATAGTCCGCTTCGATCGCGCTTCCTAAAACCTCCCCTGTATCGGTATCTAACCCCGAAGGTAAATCAATACTAATCACAGGAATTGACCAGTGATTGATTGCTCCCACTGCTGCCGCTAAATCCCCTGTTAACGATCGCGTCATACCAAAGCCAAATAACCCATCAATGATCACCTCACATTCACTTAACCCTTCGATCGCTTGACTCACAGGAATCCTTAAACTGATGGCATAATCGTAATGCGCTTGAGTTAACTCCTTTCCCTTGACAAGAGGACGATACAACTTCACCTCATACCCTTTCAGATATAACTCACGAGCGACCACAAGCGCATCACCGCCGTTATGTCCAGGTCCCACCATCACCCCAATTTTAGAAACAACCGTGAGAGGATACAACTCCATAATCTTTTCCGTAATCAATCCTGAAACCTTTTCCATCAAAGCAGCAACAGGCATTCCCGCCTTAAACATTCGTTGCTCGATCGCGGCCATTTGCTTTGCACTGACAACAAAGTGTTCAATAGTATCTGTACATCTACGCTCATTCATTACCGACATCTCCTATGGGTGAAACCAAACCAGTGCTTCCTCGACGTTACCACCGACTCCGCGACGTTTTGAACCGACGACAAACCGATTTAACTGTCCTTTTGGAAGATGTCCACAAACCCCACAATTTCTCAGCGATTATCCGCACCTGTGACGCTGTGGGTGTATTCGCGGCGCATGGGGTGTATAACGAAGGAGATGTTCCCGCATTCAGTGAAACCGCCAAAGGAAGCGAAAAATGGGTTGATATCCACACTCATCCCGATTTAGAAACCGCAGTCAATCATCTGAAAGCGCAGAACTTTACCCTCTATGCAACCCATCTCACGGAGAATGCTCTCGACTATCGCACCATTGACTATACTAAACCGTCCTGTATTCTCTTTGGCGCAGAAAAATGGGGAGTCAGCACAGAAGCAATGGCACTTGTGGATCAAGCGATTTATATTCCGATGTTGGGGATGGTGCAATCTTTAAATGTTTCCGTAGCAGCAGCAGTGATTCTCTTTGAAGCCCAACGACAGCGACTGAATGCTGGTTTCTATGACCATTCTCGTTTTGAACCAGAAGTGCGCGATCGTATCTTATTCCAATGGACTTACCCTAATTTAGCCAACGCATACGATCGAGCAGGAAAACCCTATCCCCCTCTCGGAGAAGACGGCACCATCCTCACCGATGTCGATTCGATGGAGGAAACGAAACCCAACAACCATCAAACGTAGGTTGGGTGAAGCGAAGCGTAACCCAACACTAATCAATCTGGAAACCCAACAGCCAATCAAGGCTTGATCGAATCATCCCCATGCTACTATAGGAAATAGTGCAATCAATCTCATCCTTTCAGAAAGCACATCGTAACGCTTACTGTCAACGTCACTTAAAAATCTTTAACAATCCCCTCCCAAAATTAGTGTCAATAAACTTGCCAAGGCTTGACAAAATTGGGATTTCCGAAACGAAGCAATGAGGCTTTTACCCCAGTCAAATGAATTGAAGACACACCATCCCGTGGGATTATCATTTTTCAAATCATACCTGAAACGGCGCAATCTCGTCAAGTTTTTTCTCTTGATTTTTTCCGTTAAGAAAGATAAACCGCCTGTTTTGATAGAAAAGACTAATCGAAGATTGAATTAACTTGAGCGTTACTTATTTGAACTTGACAGAATAACAGTCATGCTACCCACAGAACTAAAACGTAGGTTCGGTGAAGGACACGAAACCCAACAGCCCATGAAGGCTCGATCGAATCATCCCCATGCTACTATAGGAAATAGTGCAATCAATCTCATCCTTTCAGGAAGCACATCGTAACGCTTACTGTCAACACCGCTTCAAACTTTTTAACAATCCCCTCCCAAAATTAGTGTCAATAAACTTGCCAAGGCTTGACAAAATTTGGCTTTCCGAAACGAAGCAATGAGGCTTTTACCCTGATCATCAGAATTGAAGACAGACCATCCCGTGGGATTATTGTTTTGCTAATCATACCTGAAACGGCGCAATCTCGTCAAGTTTTTTCTCTTGATTTTTTCCGTTAAGAAAGATAAACCGCCTGTTTTAATAGAAAAGACTAATCGAAGATTGAATTAACTTGAGCGTTACTTATTTGAACTTGACAGAATAACAGTCATGCCATCTAAACAGCTAAGTGATCAATGCCAAAACTCAAACCAGATTCAGATAAGATACATTAAGAAAGAAACTTATGCTTTAACTTATGTTCTCCATTGATTTAACTTTGAAATATAGCCCGATTCCGATTACCGTCCAACGGAAAGAGTCTGAAGACGCACAAAAGGTTTATAAAGACGTGATGGAAACACTGAAATCACCAACGCCTCAACTGGTGGAACTAACCTGTGAGAAAGACCCAGAGAAGAAAGTAGCAGTATTTAGCGATCAAATCAGTGCGGTGATTCTGTCGCAGAAAGATGGTAGTTCCGCCGGACGACCCGCAGGCTTTTTCATGCAGTAATCGGAAAGAGGCGTTCTTCGGAGCGTCTCTTATTATTTGGAAGGAAGCAAGAGGAAAACAGTGACAGAAGCCGCTATTGCCGTAAAAAAGATTAATTTCGGTTGGCAATCTCAAGAATTGATTTTGAAAGATTGTTCTTTAGAGATTCCGCGCGGAGAATTTTGGATGCTATTGGGGAACAATGGCAGTGGGAAATCAACCCTCCTGCGGATTTTAGCAGGGTTATTGAGTCCACAGAGCGGAGAGTGTTATGTAGAACAGCCGTTAGGATTCGTGTTCCAAAATCCCGATCATCAGTTAGTGATGCCAACAGTGGGAGCAGATGTTGCCTTTGGCTTGGTGTCAGAAAACTTAAATTGGATCGAAAAGCGCGATCGCGTCCAAGAAGCATTAAGCGCCGTTAATCTCGGCGGTTGGGAAAGACGACCGATTTACGCCTTGAGTGGCGGACAAAAACAACGGATTGCCATTGCAGGAGCGATCGCGCGGCATTGTCCCGTCTTATTATTAGATGAACCCACCGCATTATTAGACCCCGACACCCAACAAGAATTAGTAGAACAAGTGCGCTCATTGGTCAAAACTCGGGGTTTAACCGCCCTTTGGATTACTCACCGTTTAGAAGAACTAGATTATTGCGATCGAGCCTTGATTTTAGAACGAGGTCAAATCACAAAACAAGGAACGCCACAGGAATTAAAAACCTATGTCAGTTCGGTATCATCTGCATAATGCTCGAATAACGAAACAAATAGTTTAATTTCGTCCCAAAACCTTCTAGAGTAATAGCAGATCAAACTTCAATCAATAATTGCAGTGGGTGACATGGGTATTGAGCGACGTAAATTTCTACAACAAACTGGACTAGCCTTATTAGCGTGGGGTGTAAATGGACAAATCAAACTGTCCTTCCCTCCCTCACTGAGAAGAAAGATATTACAACAAACTCAAGTCTTAGCCAGTGGTAGGGGGAGAAAACTCGCCTTATTAGTGGGAATCAATCAATATAACGGAAATAATCTCAAAGGTTGTATTACCGACGTAGAACAACAAGAAGAACTCTTACGATATCGGTTTGGGTTTCAACCGCAAGACATCCTCACCCTCAAAAATAGCGCCGCCACCCGTAATCAGATTATTACCGCATTCCAAGAACATTTAATCAAACAAGCGAAGCCAGACGATATCATCGTCGTTCATTTCAGTGGCTGAGGAATCCCTATCCCTAGTACAGTGGGAACGCAAACCGAAGCGGTAAAATCAGCAGTGATGCGTTTAGTCCCGAAATTAAAAACGCTTTTAGCGGCGAAATTATGTCGTTTAACCGTCAATGATGGGTCATCTCGGTTAGGATTAAGAGCAACTTTAGAAACCGTTTCCGCTACAGAAGAAACCACTCCTGTGATTAGTCAAGAGACCTTTCGCTATCGTCAAGGGAAAGAGTTTTTCTTTGATACTCAATCTTTACCTTATGCCTTAGCTGGGGCGTTTCCTCAGATTGCTACAGGAACACAGATTCAATATCGTTTAGAGAATATCAGCGATCGATCGATTTATTGTTTGCTTTTCGGCGTTGATTCTGGGGCAAATCCTTTGTGTTTTTATTCTCCCGATTCTTCCTCCGTCACTGATCCCTCTCAAAGCACCCAACCGTTACAAAACTTAAAATTATCTCCTGGAGAAGTACGGGTGATTCCGAAAACCAATGCTTCCTATAAATGGCGCATTCCCGGACCGACAGGTTTATCAGAAATTTATCTACTCGGTAGTAGTCAACCCTTCACGCAAACTCTAAAAGTATTATCTCAAATTCCTCGATCGAAAGGACAAGGAGAACGAATCATTGATTTATCTGATCCCTTAAAAGTCGTACAAGCGATACAGTCAGACTTACAAACAGCAAGTAATGTCCCCAGCGAAGTCACGAATGGTGATAATAATGTTTACGCCCTTAATGTCAATTGTTGGACAACCTTGAGTTTTGTGTATCAAGTGGTTTAGTAAACTGTTATTAGTATGTTAATCAACCTCTGTGCTATGCAAGTAACAATTGATCTTCCTGAAGAAATTGGACAACAATTAACAAAAAAATGGGAGAACTTACCTCAAAAAGTGTTAGAATCCCTAGCAATTGAAGGTTATCGTGAAGGGGTGCTAACTTCTGCACAAGTTCAGGAAATTCTGAAGCTAGAATCTCGTTGGATAACTGAAAAATTTCTTAGTGAATCTCACGCTTATTTAGATTATGCAGAACAAGAGTATCAAGAAGATATAAATACTCTATCTCAACTTTTTAAGGAATGAATGATTGTTGTTGCGGATACCTCACCCATTTGCTACCTGATTTTAATCGGAGAGATTAAGGTTATTTATTCTTTGTTTGACTCTCTCTATCTTCCTCAAGCGGTGTATGATGAGCTAAACGATGAAGGAACGCCGCAAGTGGTTAAGGAGTGGCTACAGCAACTACCTCAACAGGTGAGAGTCATTGCTTCTAGTGAAATTAAAGTTGCTAGTTTATCTCATTTGCATCGAGGAGAATATGAAGCCATCCTTTTAGCTGAAATCATTAAAGCAGAATTGATTATTATCGATGAAAAGGCTGGAAGAAAAAGTGCTAAACAACGAGGCTTGAATGTAACTGGATTACTGGGAATTCTTAAGTTAGCGTCAAATAAAAATTTAATTAACTTTACTACAGCAATCGAACAGTTAAAAGCGACTAATTTCCGAGTGTCATCTAGTTTATTACAGTCACTGTTAGAACAGTAAAACTGCTGTCGGGGTGAGTAATGATCACCCCAACTTCTTAACTTACTTTCTCTCTCTTAATTAACTAACCAACGCCATATTTTTTGCCACCAAAATCTTCTCAATCACATCTTCTACCGCTTGATCTGGTGTAGAAGCGCCAGAAGTAATTCCTACCGTAATCTCTCCCTCTGGAAGCCAATTTTCCATGGTCTCTAAATCTTTTCCTAACGGTTTATGTTCAATCTTATTCCCTTCAAAAATACGACTTCCTCCATCAATATGATAAGAAGGAATCCCATATTCAATGCCAATTTCTTGTAAATGAGTAGTATTAGAAGAATTAAAGCCACCAATGACCACCAAGAGAGATAAGTCTTCTTTGACCAAATTTAACATAGCATCTTGTCTTTCTTGGGTGGCATCACAAATCGTGTTAAAACTCATAAAATGCTCATTAAATTCTGTCGGACCATATTTTTCTAACATCGTCCGTTCAAACAATTTCCCAATTTGTTCAGTTTCACTTTTAAGCATCGTTGTTTGATTCGCAATGCCAACTTTATCCAAATCAACATCAGGATCAAAACCAGGGGAATAGGCTTGATAAAATTTTTCTAAAAACGCTTCTTTGTCGCCACCGTGTAAAATATAGTTGGCTACATATTGCGCTTCTTCTAAGTTTAAAACCACTAAATATTTTTCAGCAAAAGAACTGGTGGCAACCGTTTCTTCGTGATGATATTTTCCATGAATAATGGAAGTGTAACTCTTTTTCTTATGCTTTTCTACAGAGTTCCAAACTTTAGAAACCCAAGGACAAGTCGTGTCAACAATCGTACAACCTAAATCATTTAAGAGTTGCATTTCTGTAACACTAGCCCCAAAAGCTGGTAAAATTACGACATCTCCTTCATCAACAACCGAGAAATCTTTTTCTCCATTTTCAACGGGAATAAAACCAACATTCATGTCTCGTAAATGTTGATTCACAGAAGGATTATGGATAATTTCATTCGTAATCCAAATGCGTTCTTTTGGAAAGTGTTGACGAGTTTCATAAGCAATCGCAACCGCACGTTCCACTCCCCAACAAAAACCAAATGCTTCGGCTAAACGAATGGTAACATTTCCTTTTTTAAGCGATAATTATTATCTCGTATTTCTTGGATTAAATTACTTTGATATTCTGATTGAAGTAACTCGTTAATTTCCTCTTCGTGACCAAACCCACGACGATGATATTTATCTGAGTGGTGAAGAGAACGTTTAAAGGCTTTTGTATCCATTCCCATAATTGCTTTTTTTTGCTGGCAGCAAGATGATATAACTTGTTTCCCATCCTATCTTATCGGAAATCTTCGATTACCTTTTTGTTATTCGTTATTCGTTATTTGTTATTGGGGATTTGCGGAAAAGGTATCGTAGAGATGTAGGTTGGGTGAAGAGTAGCGAAACCCAACATTGATTTCCATTAAACCGACAGTTTAAATAAAGAAAACGAGATTCAGTTCCCATTTTGAGGGGGTTTGGTAAAATATCTCTATGCGTTGGATGAACTCTCGGAAGTAAAACCGCCGTTCCGATTCTGATAAGTCTAACCAGAATTGTCGCAAGGAAACTGTCTGCGCGATCGCGCTAAGGTTTTCAGGGGGAGATTGTGCAATCTGACTTTGATATGCCGCAATTTCAGTGCGTATTTTATAACGTCGCAGTTGTGCCGTTTCAGCATCTAATACCCCATGAGTTTCTAACTGGGAGACCTGCGCTAAAATCTCTTGTAACCCCTGAATTTTGCTTTCTAAAGCCTGTTTTTGTTCCCCTAACCCTTCTGAGTTCATTTTGGCGACAGCTTGCGGTAATTCCTCACAAACGCGATCGATGCTAGAACTTAAAACCGCTTGATACGGAATCCCTTGACACTGGGGGGAATGAGGACAATGATGAGGACGTAAATATAAGTATTCTCGCTTTTTACTTCGCATCGTCACTTGTGTTATCCTCAAAGGACACTGGCAACTTCCACAAACCACTAATCCAGCTAAAGAACGGGGGGCGCTGGCGGTGCGGGGTGGCAGTTTACGATTTCGTCTCAGCAATCGATCGATCTGTGCGGCTTCGTCTCTGGTTAAAATCGGAATATGGGTGTTAGGAATCACGTCTCCGTTTTTGTAGCCCAAGTCTCCCCGATAGCTGGGATTCGTCAACCAATGACGACCCGTAGCAACAGAAATTTTTTTCCCATACCGACGTTCTAAATAGCGTACTGCGCCGCGTAATGATCCATAGAGAAGGAAGTGTTCAAAAAAATCCTTAACGACGGGTGCGGTGCTACGATCGAGAATATATTTCTCTTTTCCTCTACGATAACCATAGGGCGCTTTCCCTGGTGGCGGTTGAGCATTCAAACGATTCTTGGCGTGTCCTCTTTCCAGTTGACGACGACGCTGTTGTTGGTGGAGAGAGGCAATAAAATCAAACAAATGCTGATGATCTAATTTCTCATCGGCAACTGCTACAATTTTACAACTCAATGCTTCCAGTTGTTCGATCGAGCTTTTCACCGCGTCTAAATTTTCTCCTAACTCTCCCCAACTGCGAACCAAAATCACATCGGGTGGCGTTAACCCACAATCGACTAAAAGTTGTTCCCATTCTTGTCTCCCTCCCCGATCATGGTAAACGCGATCGATCGTTCTTCCCCAATCATACTTTTCTTCAGGAGAATCCAGAAGCGGATCACTGTAGCAATAAGCAAAAACCGTCATTCTGCACTGAGTTCAACAATATTCCCATCGGGGTCTTTTGTAAACAAAGCCGCACGACCAGAAGCACTACTTTGTAAGGGATAACCCCCTTCTCGCAAACGAGTTTTAATCAACTCTAAATCATCCACCGCAAAAGCAATGTGAGGATTACGCCCCCATTTTTCTCTATTCACTGGTGTTGTTTTCCAGTTTGCATCTTCAATCAGATGAATCTGATCATCTCCCACCTGATACCAAACTCCAGGAAACTTCAAGGAACGTTCTGCTTTCGGCAACTCTAACACTTCCGAATAAAACGCTTCTGAGGCTTTTAAATCAGAAACGAGGATTGCGGTGTGGAGATAACGAGTGACTCCCATAGTTCCCTTCTAGAATTGCTTTTTTGTGCTTTTTTTTGCAGGCGCATCTTTCCCCATTATTACAATAGCATAAAAATCAGCATTTAGCAAGAGGAAACTTTAATAAACAACATCGTGAGAACCAAGAGCCAAAAGGAGAATTGAGTTTTCTTGAGATTTTGGAGCGATTTTAAGAGTATTAGTCATCTAGTTCCCTCAAGAGATCACTAGCAGTTCCTTTCCGAGTTTTTCCCTCGATAAACTCTTGTTGCGTTTCTTTTACTGCTTTAATCAAATCATTTCGTTTTTCTTCCTGAAGACGCTTGTTTACCACTTCAACATACGTGGCAAGGATTCTCCGACTACATCGCGTTAGCGATTAGTCGTGGGAGGAAGGGCGCACATCTTCACTAAGTTGTTATAATCAGAGAAGTTCGTGAGGTAAAGAAAATGAAACAGGTTATCACCGCCAAGTTAAGGTTAGACCTTTCTCAAGAGCAGAAAACGCTTTTGCGAGAGGTTTCTTTAGCTTATCGTGATGCTCTGAATTATATTTCACAAGTTGCCTTCGACAATAATCGAACCAGCAGTGCCAACAAACTCCAGAAGCTAGCTTACTACGACATTCGCGACCAATACAGTTTACCATCTCAGATGGCTTGTAATGTTTGTCGTCAGGTAGGAGCAACTTATCGAAGCCTCTGGACTAAGGTTAAACAAAACAGCCAACATCGCAAACAGGGAAAAACCAAAAAAGGTACAAGGGTTTAGATAACCCACCGCACTTTGTTTCTAGAACCTGTAACCTTAACTATGGTAGGGACTTCTCTTTCGTTAAAGAAGGAATTAGTCTCATTACCTTACAAGGTCGAATCAAAGTTTCTTATTCTGGCTATCAAAAACACTTAGACTTGATTAAGTCTGGAGAGGCTAAAGCCAAAGGAGCAAAGATTTACTATACTCCTTCTAATAAGAATTATTACTTATTAGTCAGCTTAGAAATAGAGAAACCTGATATCGAACCCACAGACATTAAACGGGTTAGCGGTGTTGATGTTGGTCAACGATATCTAGCTGTTGAGACTGATACTCAAAATCAGGTCAGTTTCTACAACGGAAAATCAACTATTCATAAAGCAAATCATTACCAAAGGAGAAGAAAATCGTTACAGCGCAAAGGCACTCGTTCCGCTAAAAGAAGACTGAAGAAGTTATCAGGACGAGAGAGACGGTTTCGCGCTGATATTAACCACCAAGTTTCTAAGAAGGTCGCTAAATCTAACTCCTTAATTGGGTTAGAAGATTTAACCCACATTAGAGAAAGAACTAATCCTCGCTGTAAAGGTAAAAAAGCATCTAAAAAACAGAAAAAGGCTAACCGTAAACAAACCAGTTGGTCTTTTGCTGAACTCCAAAGTTTCATTGACTATAAAGCAGTATTTAATGATTCTTTGGCAATTAAAGTAGATGCCGATTACACCTCACAAACTTGTCCTCATTGTGGACATACATCTAGAGGGAATCGACCTAACAAGGGATTAAATTTTCACTGTGAAAACTGTGGGTTTGATCTTCATGCAGATTTGGTGGGAGCTAGAAATATAACAATGAGAACGCTACTTGTTCGGCAAGACTGGGCGAGTACGGGTAGTTTGTCAGCCTGCCCAGATGATCCTTCGGGATCGTTGGATGTTTCGTCGGATGAAGCCAAAGCCATGCGCCTTTCGAGGTTCATGGAACTGCGGTGGACGGCAGAAACAAG
This window contains:
- a CDS encoding bifunctional ADP-dependent NAD(P)H-hydrate dehydratase/NAD(P)H-hydrate epimerase, with amino-acid sequence MNERRCTDTIEHFVVSAKQMAAIEQRMFKAGMPVAALMEKVSGLITEKIMELYPLTVVSKIGVMVGPGHNGGDALVVARELYLKGYEVKLYRPLVKGKELTQAHYDYAISLRIPVSQAIEGLSECEVIIDGLFGFGMTRSLTGDLAAAVGAINHWSIPVISIDLPSGLDTDTGEVLGSAIEADYTFCLGLWKRAFFQDRSLPYLGKVELINFGIPLADVKAVLGEKEVIKTMSESVARSFLPLPRPLVTHKYKQGHLLIIAGSRQYAGGVILTGLGARGSGVGMVSIAAPTSLKSMLVTHLPEAIIMDCAETESVFGRGGIAELPTKAMEWDNYDAIVIGPGLTLEARLILPLVLEATTPLIIDADALNTIAQSDPMTALKSRSETTILTPHPGEFKRLFPQLVTETNDFITRTQIASEQTETTILLKGARSIIAGEGETWVIPESTPALARGGSGDVLAGLLGGLIAQSDRENISAASLTATAAVWHAQTGIIASKVHSDLGVDAFTLTQYLSRWIVSAS
- the trmH gene encoding tRNA (guanosine(18)-2'-O)-methyltransferase TrmH, encoding MGETKPVLPRRYHRLRDVLNRRQTDLTVLLEDVHKPHNFSAIIRTCDAVGVFAAHGVYNEGDVPAFSETAKGSEKWVDIHTHPDLETAVNHLKAQNFTLYATHLTENALDYRTIDYTKPSCILFGAEKWGVSTEAMALVDQAIYIPMLGMVQSLNVSVAAAVILFEAQRQRLNAGFYDHSRFEPEVRDRILFQWTYPNLANAYDRAGKPYPPLGEDGTILTDVDSMEETKPNNHQT
- a CDS encoding energy-coupling factor ABC transporter ATP-binding protein, with protein sequence MTEAAIAVKKINFGWQSQELILKDCSLEIPRGEFWMLLGNNGSGKSTLLRILAGLLSPQSGECYVEQPLGFVFQNPDHQLVMPTVGADVAFGLVSENLNWIEKRDRVQEALSAVNLGGWERRPIYALSGGQKQRIAIAGAIARHCPVLLLDEPTALLDPDTQQELVEQVRSLVKTRGLTALWITHRLEELDYCDRALILERGQITKQGTPQELKTYVSSVSSA
- a CDS encoding caspase family protein gives rise to the protein MGIERRKFLQQTGLALLAWGVNGQIKLSFPPSLRRKILQQTQVLASGRGRKLALLVGINQYNGNNLKGCITDVEQQEELLRYRFGFQPQDILTLKNSAATRNQIITAFQEHLIKQAKPDDIIVVHFSG
- a CDS encoding DUF4384 domain-containing protein, with the translated sequence MGTQTEAVKSAVMRLVPKLKTLLAAKLCRLTVNDGSSRLGLRATLETVSATEETTPVISQETFRYRQGKEFFFDTQSLPYALAGAFPQIATGTQIQYRLENISDRSIYCLLFGVDSGANPLCFYSPDSSSVTDPSQSTQPLQNLKLSPGEVRVIPKTNASYKWRIPGPTGLSEIYLLGSSQPFTQTLKVLSQIPRSKGQGERIIDLSDPLKVVQAIQSDLQTASNVPSEVTNGDNNVYALNVNCWTTLSFVYQVV
- a CDS encoding UPF0175 family protein, whose product is MQVTIDLPEEIGQQLTKKWENLPQKVLESLAIEGYREGVLTSAQVQEILKLESRWITEKFLSESHAYLDYAEQEYQEDINTLSQLFKE
- a CDS encoding DUF3368 domain-containing protein, coding for MIVVADTSPICYLILIGEIKVIYSLFDSLYLPQAVYDELNDEGTPQVVKEWLQQLPQQVRVIASSEIKVASLSHLHRGEYEAILLAEIIKAELIIIDEKAGRKSAKQRGLNVTGLLGILKLASNKNLINFTTAIEQLKATNFRVSSSLLQSLLEQ
- a CDS encoding recombinase family protein, with translation MTVFAYCYSDPLLDSPEEKYDWGRTIDRVYHDRGGRQEWEQLLVDCGLTPPDVILVRSWGELGENLDAVKSSIEQLEALSCKIVAVADEKLDHQHLFDFIASLHQQQRRRQLERGHAKNRLNAQPPPGKAPYGYRRGKEKYILDRSTAPVVKDFFEHFLLYGSLRGAVRYLERRYGKKISVATGRHWLTNPSYRGDLGYKNGDVIPNTHIPILTRDEAAQIDRLLRRNRKLPPRTASAPRSLAGLVVCGSCQCPLRITQVTMRSKKREYLYLRPHHCPHSPQCQGIPYQAVLSSSIDRVCEELPQAVAKMNSEGLGEQKQALESKIQGLQEILAQVSQLETHGVLDAETAQLRRYKIRTEIAAYQSQIAQSPPENLSAIAQTVSLRQFWLDLSESERRFYFREFIQRIEIFYQTPSKWELNLVFFI
- a CDS encoding VOC family protein encodes the protein MGVTRYLHTAILVSDLKASEAFYSEVLELPKAERSLKFPGVWYQVGDDQIHLIEDANWKTTPVNREKWGRNPHIAFAVDDLELIKTRLREGGYPLQSSASGRAALFTKDPDGNIVELSAE